A window of Acinetobacter sp. TR3 contains these coding sequences:
- a CDS encoding putative hemolysin, with protein sequence MKKILFLALAITSLTACSSTPSKDVTPPKIGMANPASQYCVEQGGQLEIRNEANGQAGYCKLPNGQVIEEWVFFHANQSKCVADEAQKLVGQTGLTEQQIKQKTKSEIVRSVGPNQPVTMDYRENRVTVTIDPQSKKILSANCG encoded by the coding sequence ATGAAAAAAATTCTATTTTTAGCTTTAGCAATTACTTCATTAACAGCCTGTTCTTCAACACCCAGCAAAGATGTTACTCCACCTAAAATTGGTATGGCAAATCCTGCAAGCCAATACTGCGTTGAACAAGGAGGCCAGCTTGAGATTCGTAATGAGGCAAATGGTCAGGCTGGATATTGTAAATTACCTAATGGGCAAGTGATTGAGGAATGGGTATTTTTCCATGCAAATCAAAGTAAATGTGTTGCTGATGAAGCACAAAAACTTGTAGGGCAGACTGGTTTAACCGAACAGCAAATTAAGCAAAAAACCAAGTCCGAAATTGTGCGTAGTGTAGGACCAAATCAGCCAGTAACGATGGATTACCGTGAAAATCGAGTGACGGTAACGATTGATCCGCAATCTAAAAAAATTCTTAGCGCAAATTGTGGTTAA
- a CDS encoding FxsA family protein — translation MNLLLIVVFGAIAEILVWIGVGDLVGSMWYVFFWFVITFFVGLNLVRSSTSNIMPQLQQMQMTGQLGADPAVTKKLAIAMSGFLLMIPGLISDVLAVLVLIPAVQTAFRNMLMKAMAKRQQAMMNQMMGGMGGDATGQNPFADLMRQMQDMQNQQGGGQYRDSTIIDGEAREVQPDQKKIEFKDVN, via the coding sequence ATGAATCTACTTCTTATCGTAGTGTTTGGCGCAATTGCTGAGATATTAGTATGGATCGGCGTGGGCGACCTTGTTGGGAGTATGTGGTACGTATTCTTTTGGTTTGTTATAACTTTTTTCGTGGGTTTGAATCTCGTTCGTTCTAGTACATCTAATATCATGCCGCAATTGCAACAAATGCAGATGACAGGCCAACTAGGAGCTGATCCTGCTGTTACTAAGAAATTAGCAATTGCAATGTCGGGTTTCTTATTAATGATTCCTGGTTTAATTTCTGATGTATTGGCTGTATTGGTTTTAATTCCTGCAGTTCAAACAGCGTTTAGAAATATGTTGATGAAAGCGATGGCAAAACGTCAGCAAGCGATGATGAATCAAATGATGGGCGGTATGGGTGGTGATGCCACAGGTCAGAATCCATTTGCTGATCTTATGCGTCAAATGCAAGATATGCAAAACCAACAAGGTGGTGGTCAATATCGTGACTCAACCATTATTGATGGCGAAGCGAGAGAAGTTCAACCTGATCAAAAGAAAATTGAATTCAAAGATGTCAATTAG
- the metK gene encoding methionine adenosyltransferase — MREYAVFTSESVSEGHPDKMADQISDAILDAILKEDPYARVACETLVKTGAVVLAGEITTTANVDFEAIVRQTVNGIGYHHSDLGFDGSTCAVINMIGKQSPEIAQGVDRQKPEDQGAGDQGLMFGYASRETDVLMPAPISYAHRLMERQAELRRSGALPWLRPDAKSQVTFAYENGMPVRLDAVVLSTQHDPEISQSQLKEAIIEEIVKPIIPAEMFHAGTKFHINPTGMFVIGGPVGDCGLTGRKIIVDTYGGMARHGGGAFSGKDPSKVDRSAAYAGRYVAKNIVAAGLADKCEIQVSYAIGVAEPTSISINTFNTGKVSDELIIQLVREHFDLRPYGITRMLNLIQPMYKQTAAYGHFGREGSDSAFTWEKTDKVEILKDAAGL, encoded by the coding sequence ATGCGCGAGTATGCTGTTTTTACTTCAGAATCTGTAAGCGAAGGTCATCCAGACAAAATGGCTGACCAAATTAGTGATGCTATTTTAGATGCAATCCTAAAAGAAGACCCGTATGCGCGAGTCGCTTGTGAAACATTAGTAAAAACAGGTGCGGTTGTTCTTGCTGGTGAAATTACAACGACAGCAAATGTCGACTTTGAAGCAATTGTGCGTCAAACCGTAAATGGTATTGGCTACCATCACTCTGATTTAGGTTTCGACGGATCAACTTGTGCCGTCATCAATATGATCGGTAAACAATCTCCAGAGATTGCTCAAGGTGTTGATCGCCAAAAGCCTGAAGATCAAGGTGCTGGCGACCAAGGCTTAATGTTCGGTTATGCAAGCCGTGAAACCGATGTTCTTATGCCTGCTCCTATTTCTTATGCGCATCGCTTAATGGAACGTCAAGCAGAATTACGCCGTTCAGGTGCTTTACCTTGGTTGCGCCCTGATGCAAAAAGCCAAGTAACATTTGCTTATGAAAATGGTATGCCAGTTCGTCTAGATGCAGTTGTTTTATCAACTCAGCATGATCCTGAAATTTCTCAATCTCAGCTAAAAGAAGCAATCATTGAAGAAATCGTAAAACCGATTATTCCTGCCGAAATGTTCCATGCGGGCACTAAATTCCACATCAACCCAACAGGTATGTTTGTAATTGGTGGACCTGTGGGTGATTGTGGTTTAACTGGTCGTAAAATCATCGTAGATACATATGGTGGTATGGCACGTCACGGTGGTGGTGCTTTCTCTGGTAAAGATCCATCGAAAGTTGACCGTTCAGCAGCGTACGCTGGTCGTTATGTGGCAAAAAATATTGTTGCAGCTGGCTTAGCAGACAAATGTGAAATCCAAGTCAGTTATGCAATTGGTGTTGCTGAGCCAACTTCGATTTCGATTAATACATTCAACACAGGCAAAGTATCTGATGAGTTGATTATTCAACTTGTTCGTGAACACTTCGATTTACGCCCATACGGCATTACCCGTATGTTGAATCTGATTCAACCGATGTATAAGCAGACTGCTGCTTATGGTCACTTTGGTCGTGAAGGTTCTGATTCTGCATTTACATGGGAAAAAACCGATAAAGTTGAAATCCTAAAAGATGCTGCGGGACTATAA
- the tkt gene encoding transketolase — translation MTTPLNERRIANAIRVLAMDAVQQANSGHPGAPMGMADIADVVWREFLNHNPANPQWANRDRFVLSNGHGSMLQYALLHLTGYELSIEDLKQFRQLHSKTPGHPELGYAPGIETTTGPLGQGIANAVGFALAERTLAAQFNKDGLNVVDHFTYCFLGDGCLMEGISHEVCSLAGTLGLGKLIAYYDDNGISIDGEVEGWFSDDTEQRFKAYGWQVLRVDGHDADAIRQATVEAKAESNKPTIIICKTIIGLGSPNKQGKEDCHGAPLGKDEIALTREALGWKEDAFVIPEDVYAAWDAKTKGQSSEAAWNELFAQYQAKYPTEAAELLRRINGDLPAEFAAQADAFIAETNAKAETIATRKASQNTLQAFGPLLPELLGGSADLAGSNLTLWKGCQGVQENPAGNYVYYGVREFGMTAIANGVALHGGFVPYVATFLMFMEYARNAVRMSALMKQRVIHVYTHDSIGLGEDGPTHQPIEQIASLRGTPNLNTWRPCDTVEAAISWKSALQRKDGPTALIFSRQNLPFQARNEAQIQNAAKGGYVLAEEKGELKAIIIATGSEVSLAMEAYAQLEGVRVVSMPCAEEFMKQDAAYREAVLPAHIRARVAVEAAHVDYWWKFVGLDGKVIGMTTYGESAPAKDLFQFFGITTEAVVTAVKELNA, via the coding sequence ATGACAACCCCTTTAAATGAACGTCGTATTGCAAATGCAATTCGTGTCTTGGCTATGGATGCTGTGCAACAAGCAAACTCAGGGCATCCTGGTGCTCCAATGGGGATGGCAGATATCGCTGATGTAGTTTGGCGTGAATTTTTAAATCATAATCCAGCAAACCCACAATGGGCAAACCGCGATCGTTTTGTATTGTCAAATGGTCATGGCTCAATGTTGCAATATGCTTTATTGCATTTGACTGGTTATGAATTATCGATTGAAGATTTAAAACAGTTCCGTCAATTACACTCTAAAACTCCAGGTCATCCAGAATTGGGTTATGCACCTGGTATCGAAACCACAACAGGTCCATTGGGTCAAGGTATTGCCAATGCTGTTGGTTTTGCTTTAGCTGAAAGAACTTTAGCTGCACAATTTAACAAAGATGGTTTAAACGTTGTTGATCACTTCACTTACTGTTTCTTAGGTGATGGCTGCCTGATGGAAGGTATTTCTCACGAAGTATGTTCACTTGCAGGTACTTTAGGTCTTGGTAAGCTGATTGCCTACTACGATGACAATGGCATTTCGATCGACGGTGAAGTAGAAGGTTGGTTCAGTGATGATACTGAACAACGTTTCAAAGCCTATGGTTGGCAAGTACTTCGCGTAGATGGTCATGATGCTGATGCGATTCGTCAAGCAACAGTTGAAGCGAAAGCTGAAAGCAATAAGCCAACAATTATTATCTGTAAAACGATTATTGGTTTAGGTTCACCAAACAAACAAGGTAAAGAAGATTGCCACGGTGCGCCGTTGGGTAAAGACGAAATCGCTTTAACACGTGAAGCATTGGGCTGGAAAGAAGACGCATTTGTTATTCCTGAAGATGTTTATGCAGCTTGGGATGCAAAAACAAAAGGTCAAAGCTCTGAAGCAGCTTGGAATGAATTGTTTGCTCAATACCAAGCAAAATATCCAACTGAAGCAGCTGAATTATTACGTCGTATCAATGGTGATTTACCTGCTGAATTTGCTGCACAAGCAGATGCATTTATTGCTGAAACCAATGCAAAAGCAGAAACGATTGCAACACGTAAAGCAAGCCAAAATACTTTACAGGCATTCGGTCCTTTACTTCCTGAATTATTAGGTGGTTCTGCTGACTTGGCTGGCTCTAACTTAACACTTTGGAAAGGTTGCCAAGGCGTACAAGAAAATCCAGCGGGTAACTACGTGTATTACGGTGTTCGTGAATTCGGTATGACTGCAATTGCCAATGGTGTTGCTTTACACGGTGGTTTTGTTCCTTACGTTGCAACATTCTTAATGTTTATGGAATATGCACGTAATGCTGTACGTATGTCTGCATTGATGAAGCAACGTGTGATTCATGTTTATACACATGATTCAATTGGTTTAGGTGAAGATGGTCCTACGCATCAACCAATCGAACAAATTGCATCGTTACGCGGTACACCAAACTTAAATACTTGGCGTCCATGCGATACAGTTGAAGCTGCAATTTCTTGGAAATCTGCGTTACAACGTAAAGATGGTCCAACCGCATTAATTTTCTCTCGTCAAAACTTGCCATTCCAAGCACGTAATGAAGCTCAAATTCAAAACGCTGCAAAAGGTGGTTATGTACTTGCAGAAGAAAAAGGTGAGTTGAAAGCAATCATTATTGCGACTGGTTCAGAAGTTTCATTGGCGATGGAAGCATATGCACAGCTTGAAGGTGTGCGTGTTGTGTCTATGCCATGTGCTGAAGAGTTTATGAAGCAAGATGCTGCATATCGTGAAGCTGTATTACCTGCACATATCCGTGCGCGTGTAGCGGTTGAAGCGGCTCATGTTGATTACTGGTGGAAGTTTGTTGGTTTAGATGGCAAAGTGATCGGTATGACCACTTATGGCGAATCTGCTCCAGCAAAAGACTTGTTCCAATTCTTCGGTATCACTACTGAAGCAGTTGTAACTGCGGTTAAAGAATTGAATGCTTAA
- a CDS encoding DUF3916 domain-containing protein — protein sequence MRRLALSNKKERGIPRKLRNLRCWSESFRGYFPDLNGYEDRYYNWKIPVPINLVEGKHASQEIKAECAQYLINACKYLIEAKPQGLKFCKVVCMIEQPNMFASEICLYLDEDYFNAHTLSADRYDSQYVLADGLSLAKSWNLQIPENIYERGIKIRYIDPEDEADSYRADQWYFIEI from the coding sequence ATGAGAAGATTAGCTTTATCGAATAAGAAAGAACGAGGAATACCAAGGAAATTAAGAAATCTTAGATGCTGGAGTGAAAGTTTTAGAGGATATTTTCCTGATTTAAATGGATATGAAGATCGATACTATAATTGGAAAATACCTGTTCCGATAAACCTTGTTGAGGGTAAGCATGCAAGCCAAGAAATCAAAGCAGAATGTGCTCAATACCTAATCAATGCTTGTAAATATTTAATTGAAGCGAAACCTCAAGGACTAAAATTCTGTAAAGTAGTTTGTATGATTGAACAGCCAAATATGTTTGCTAGCGAGATTTGCTTATATCTAGATGAAGATTATTTTAATGCACATACATTATCAGCAGATAGATATGATTCTCAATATGTGTTGGCAGATGGGTTAAGTTTGGCTAAAAGTTGGAATCTGCAAATTCCTGAAAATATCTATGAACGAGGGATAAAGATTCGGTATATTGATCCAGAAGATGAAGCTGATAGTTATAGAGCTGATCAGTGGTACTTTATTGAAATTTAA
- a CDS encoding OsmC family protein → MTHTAQALSTSTPYRVSLTDSSGHTWYADEPADKGGQDTAPNPIQLLLSALGACTTITLEMYANHKGIKLDHVQVDLALNPNAEPEAGQNNIERKIILKGEFTEDQHKRLLKVAESCPVHKLLTSNISIQSELNIG, encoded by the coding sequence ATGACACATACAGCACAAGCACTCAGTACATCTACACCTTATCGCGTTTCGTTGACGGATTCTTCGGGTCATACTTGGTATGCAGATGAACCAGCAGATAAAGGTGGTCAAGATACAGCACCAAATCCAATTCAGTTACTCTTGTCTGCTTTAGGTGCATGTACAACCATTACTTTAGAGATGTATGCGAATCATAAAGGAATTAAGCTTGATCATGTTCAGGTCGATTTAGCCTTAAATCCCAATGCTGAACCTGAAGCAGGTCAAAACAATATTGAACGTAAAATTATCTTAAAAGGTGAATTTACCGAAGATCAACATAAACGCTTGTTAAAAGTAGCTGAAAGCTGTCCTGTGCATAAATTATTAACGTCAAATATTTCAATTCAGAGTGAATTAAATATCGGATGA
- a CDS encoding YceI family protein, producing the protein MQFKTLSLGLAAAIASSVTLAAPVDYKIDPTHTATVFSWNHFGFSTPSANFTDIQGTIKVDNAKPANSSVEVTIPLSSVNTNVVALDKEFQEEAWFNAAKYPNITFKSTKVETKDKKHFKITGNLTVKGVTKPVVLDAILNKQGEHPMAKVPAIGFNATTSFNRSAFGIGNYVPNVGDKITVNITTEATAAK; encoded by the coding sequence ATGCAATTTAAAACATTAAGCCTCGGTTTAGCTGCTGCTATCGCAAGTTCTGTAACATTAGCTGCGCCAGTAGACTATAAAATCGATCCAACACATACAGCAACAGTATTTAGCTGGAATCACTTTGGTTTCTCTACACCGAGTGCAAATTTCACTGATATTCAAGGCACAATTAAAGTTGATAATGCAAAACCTGCAAATTCATCTGTAGAAGTGACGATCCCTTTAAGCAGTGTAAATACCAATGTTGTTGCTTTGGATAAAGAATTCCAAGAAGAAGCTTGGTTTAATGCTGCGAAATATCCAAACATTACTTTTAAAAGTACTAAAGTAGAAACTAAAGACAAGAAACACTTCAAAATTACAGGTAATTTAACCGTTAAAGGTGTGACTAAGCCTGTGGTATTGGATGCTATTCTGAATAAACAAGGCGAGCATCCAATGGCGAAAGTACCTGCGATTGGTTTTAATGCAACAACAAGCTTTAACCGCTCAGCATTTGGTATCGGTAATTACGTACCAAACGTAGGGGATAAGATCACTGTGAATATTACAACTGAAGCAACTGCTGCAAAGTAA
- a CDS encoding GNAT family N-acetyltransferase: MNIQIRDEQNTDIQAIFDLTQKAFNDVEHSSHTEQFIVNALRESKQLNLSLVAETQGEVIGHIAFSPVSISDGTTNWYGLGSIFVLPEYQEKGIGSKLMKESLNRIKALNAKGCVLLGDPNYYGKFGFKANTRLILEGVPAEYFQILVFTDYVPSGYAIYSDAFNATT, encoded by the coding sequence ATGAATATTCAAATCCGTGATGAACAAAACACTGACATCCAAGCAATTTTTGATTTAACACAAAAAGCTTTTAATGATGTAGAACATTCTAGCCACACAGAGCAATTTATCGTCAATGCGCTTCGTGAATCCAAACAACTTAATCTCTCTTTAGTTGCTGAAACTCAGGGGGAAGTCATTGGTCATATTGCATTTTCACCTGTCTCTATTTCCGATGGTACGACAAACTGGTATGGCTTAGGTTCTATTTTCGTTCTTCCTGAATATCAAGAAAAAGGTATAGGCTCTAAACTTATGAAAGAAAGTTTGAATAGGATCAAGGCATTGAATGCAAAAGGATGCGTATTACTCGGTGATCCTAATTATTATGGAAAATTTGGGTTTAAGGCTAATACTAGATTGATCTTAGAAGGTGTTCCTGCAGAGTATTTTCAAATTCTTGTTTTTACCGACTACGTACCAAGTGGCTATGCCATCTATTCAGATGCATTTAATGCAACAACATAA
- a CDS encoding lecithin retinol acyltransferase family protein, protein MQQTQRHFPLGAHLIVKHFGYSHHGIYAGRGRVIHYSGFAHIFKKHPIETTSIQRFARGKPIYTKNYHSPRYKAKAIVRRMRSRMHENHYHLIINNCEHLCTWAITGIESSIQVERMQRRLATIGYISSIMSYMNSIMLTIATACFALVLYIKMMLRRQAKKSVPAYLSLKDKYNKNKRI, encoded by the coding sequence ATGCAGCAAACACAGCGACATTTCCCTCTCGGTGCACACCTAATTGTTAAACACTTTGGTTATAGTCATCATGGTATTTATGCAGGTCGTGGACGAGTTATCCATTATTCAGGTTTTGCACATATTTTTAAAAAACATCCAATTGAGACGACCTCAATTCAGCGCTTCGCTCGGGGAAAACCGATTTATACGAAAAATTATCATTCCCCTCGTTACAAGGCGAAAGCGATCGTTCGTCGTATGCGCTCGCGTATGCATGAAAATCATTACCATTTGATTATCAATAATTGCGAACATTTATGTACATGGGCAATCACTGGAATTGAATCGAGTATTCAGGTTGAGCGTATGCAACGGCGTTTAGCAACGATTGGTTATATTAGTTCGATCATGAGTTATATGAATAGCATCATGTTAACCATTGCGACGGCTTGTTTTGCCCTCGTGTTATATATCAAAATGATGCTACGTCGGCAGGCAAAAAAATCAGTTCCTGCTTATTTATCATTGAAGGATAAATACAATAAAAATAAGCGTATTTAG
- a CDS encoding phosphodiester glycosidase family protein, producing the protein MLKKWFIASLVSICMSHVYAMQHQIIKVDNISYDVIKVDHLQQLRLFLKDPKNARYYQKIAHIQKVLPTCEHLSFAMNAGMYHPDFQPVGLYVEEGKEIIELNEAQGFGNFFMQPNGVLAWNDKYAVIKTTTDYKSMRFKPRFATQSGPMLVYKGQVNSQFVADSNSLKIRNGVGVRNNQLYFVISQQRVNFYQFAQFFKQNLKIDNALYLDGSISSLYSSQTKRHDKTFNLGPIVGEIAQENCN; encoded by the coding sequence ATGCTAAAAAAATGGTTTATAGCCTCATTGGTCAGTATTTGTATGTCTCATGTTTATGCGATGCAGCATCAAATAATTAAAGTAGACAATATTTCATATGATGTAATTAAAGTAGACCATTTACAGCAACTCAGACTTTTCCTAAAAGATCCAAAGAATGCTCGTTATTATCAAAAAATTGCTCATATCCAAAAAGTGCTTCCAACATGTGAACATCTAAGTTTTGCTATGAATGCAGGTATGTATCACCCGGATTTTCAACCTGTCGGTTTATATGTTGAAGAAGGTAAAGAAATTATTGAACTCAATGAAGCGCAAGGATTTGGTAATTTTTTTATGCAACCAAATGGCGTGCTTGCATGGAATGATAAATATGCTGTAATTAAAACAACGACAGATTATAAATCCATGAGATTTAAGCCACGGTTTGCTACGCAGTCTGGACCAATGTTGGTTTATAAAGGCCAAGTAAATAGCCAATTTGTAGCAGATTCAAATTCTCTAAAAATAAGAAATGGAGTCGGTGTTAGAAATAATCAGTTGTACTTTGTAATTTCACAACAACGAGTCAATTTTTATCAGTTTGCGCAATTCTTTAAGCAAAATTTAAAAATTGATAATGCTTTATATTTGGATGGTTCAATTTCAAGTTTATATTCATCCCAAACTAAACGTCATGACAAGACTTTTAATTTAGGTCCAATCGTTGGTGAAATTGCTCAAGAGAATTGTAATTAA
- the trmA gene encoding tRNA (uridine(54)-C5)-methyltransferase TrmA has product MTVSYQQQLQEKVERITTQFAPFNPPTLEVFQSPDQHFRMRAEFRIWHTEDDLFYAMFERAEDGKQKEVIRVDEFPIADRSINDLMPRLLEELKATPILSQRIFEADFLATLSGEMLVTLIYHRRLDADWEIAAKALAEKLKIKIMGRSRGQKVIIGDDYVVEQLNVHGRTFKYKQIESSFTQPNAQVCQHMLEWACDSAESSEKDLLELYCGNGNFTLPLSLKFKRVLATELAKSSVYAAQWNIEQNQIENIQVARLSAEEFTQAYQGERAFRRLQEAEIDIQSYDFDTVFVDPPRAGIDDETLKLLQGFERILYISCNPDTLHDNLKTLSQTHRIIKFAMFDQFPFTHHVESGVLLEKI; this is encoded by the coding sequence ATGACCGTATCTTATCAACAGCAACTTCAAGAGAAAGTTGAACGCATTACCACACAATTCGCTCCGTTCAATCCCCCAACTTTAGAAGTGTTTCAATCACCTGACCAACATTTCCGTATGCGCGCAGAGTTTCGTATCTGGCATACAGAAGATGATTTGTTCTATGCCATGTTTGAACGCGCTGAAGATGGTAAACAAAAAGAAGTTATTCGTGTGGATGAGTTTCCAATTGCAGATCGCAGCATCAATGATTTGATGCCACGTTTATTAGAAGAATTAAAAGCAACTCCTATTTTATCGCAACGTATTTTTGAAGCTGATTTCCTCGCCACATTGAGCGGAGAAATGTTGGTGACTTTAATTTATCATCGCCGTTTAGATGCAGATTGGGAAATCGCTGCGAAAGCTTTAGCAGAAAAGCTGAAGATTAAAATTATGGGGCGTAGCCGTGGCCAAAAAGTGATTATTGGTGACGACTACGTGGTTGAACAACTCAATGTTCATGGTCGTACTTTTAAATACAAACAAATTGAAAGTAGCTTTACACAACCCAATGCACAAGTGTGCCAACATATGTTGGAGTGGGCTTGTGATTCTGCTGAAAGCTCTGAGAAAGACCTATTAGAATTGTACTGTGGTAATGGTAACTTTACTCTACCACTCTCTTTGAAATTTAAACGTGTCCTTGCAACTGAACTTGCTAAATCTTCAGTCTACGCAGCGCAATGGAACATTGAGCAAAACCAGATTGAGAATATTCAGGTGGCGCGTTTATCTGCCGAAGAGTTTACTCAGGCGTATCAAGGTGAAAGAGCGTTTAGACGACTCCAAGAAGCAGAAATTGATATTCAAAGCTACGACTTTGACACGGTTTTTGTAGATCCGCCACGTGCAGGAATTGATGACGAAACACTTAAATTATTACAAGGTTTTGAGCGTATTCTTTATATTTCATGCAACCCTGATACCTTACATGATAATTTAAAAACACTCAGTCAAACACATCGCATTATAAAATTTGCTATGTTCGATCAATTCCCTTTTACTCATCATGTGGAATCTGGTGTATTGCTCGAAAAGATTTAA